The Nerophis ophidion isolate RoL-2023_Sa linkage group LG09, RoL_Noph_v1.0, whole genome shotgun sequence genome contains a region encoding:
- the vip gene encoding VIP peptides: MWCKAMSQRSGPQLLLLLALFSVFYSRTLSLPYTSMRPTRHADGLFTSGYSKLLGQLSARRYLESLIGKRVSDELMDEPVKRHSDAIFTDNYSRFRKQMAVKKYLNSVLTGKRSLENTGMMDQEETRDDPDTFQESYDDINVDHLLNNFQLPL; this comes from the exons AT GTGGTGTAAAGCGATGTCACAACGGAGTGGCCCCCAGCTTCTTCTCCTCTTAGCTCTCTTCAGTGTGTTCTACTCCAGGACTCTATCTCTGCCATACACATCCATGag ACCAACGAGACACGCAGACGGTCTTTTCACCAGCGGCTACAGCAAACTCCTGGGCCAGCTCTCGGCAAGGAGATACCTGGAGTCCCTGATTGGGAAACGAGTCAG TGACGAGCTGATGGACGAGCCGGTGAAGCGCCACTCGGACGCCATCTTCACAGACAACTACAGCCGCTTCCGCAAACAGATGGCCGTCAAGAAGTACCTCAACTCCGTCCTGACGGGGAAGCGGAG CCTAGAAAATACCGGAATGATGGACCAGGAAGAGACCAGGGACGACCCCGACACGTTCCAGGAGAGCTACGACGACATCAACGTCGATCACCTGCTAAACAACTTCCAGCTG CCGCTTTGA